GGCTGGAAGGTTCCGATGGTCGGGGATACAATCTCGAAGTCGTTCGTCTGAAAAAACAGAAACTTCAGCTGAAGGACGATATGCTCAAAATACTCCAGAAAGAAAGTGTTGATGCGGGATAATCCGCGTTTATGAGCCGCCAGACCTGGCGGCTTTTTTTGTGCCTGCGATTCAGTGATTCAGCGATGTGGCAAAACCAAATGGCATCCCGCGTGGGTGTAACGCTGCACAATGTCATCCGCGAGCGCACTGTCGCTGATAATTGTTTTAATACAAGAGAGCG
The DNA window shown above is from Citrobacter farmeri and carries:
- a CDS encoding YdcH family protein; translated protein: MFPEYRDLISRLKSENPRFLSLFEKHNNLDHEIARLEGSDGRGYNLEVVRLKKQKLQLKDDMLKILQKESVDAG